A stretch of Besnoitia besnoiti strain Bb-Ger1 chromosome V, whole genome shotgun sequence DNA encodes these proteins:
- a CDS encoding zinc finger (CCCH type) motif-containing protein (encoded by transcript BESB_060050) gives MFAKRAPKRQDRRGPISQEAETEAAGGETSSRTEVTGSKAGGDGREGSVENLVKAVKKQRMTTPGKHFIQAVSERRKHTAEETLHGFKSDRKLTLHNDNRATAVFDADTDKAHDHRAILERNAEIGEKIEKGELEAGIYRGQGAHRVYVKRREGALSHAKTTGLYGPVRGTNNVRMTMYVDYNPEICKDYKETGYCGFGNTCKFLHDRTDYKGGWQIEREWQQLQKRKQASAQLCSVSFRSQLPEKLRRIAEGLASSDDDTDKNSESSDASEDEEGLPFACLKCRQKWTEEMNPVVTRCGHYFCETCAYSHYSTSIKCYQCGKETQGIFNAAFDLLKKVKNIEADRARKAQRRKQRRGDHAEASDDDAQSEDDGKTSQSDTEGADDGRSDGSSEKAENESSSDGEGGQAEGAESRNSDGSEDEQGGDPDDNK, from the exons ATGTTCGCGAAGCGGGCGCCGAAAAGACAGGACCGCAGGGGTCCGATATcgcaggaagcagagacggaAGCGGCTGGAGGGGAGACCTCTTCTCGTACCGAAGTGACTGGATCCAAGGCTGGTGGAGACGGGCGTGAAGGCAGTGTTGAGAATTTGGTCAAAGCGGTGAAGAAACAGCGGATGACAACCCCGGGAAAGCACTTCATCCAGGCG GTTTCCGAAAGGCGGAAACACACGGCCGAGGAGACACTCCATGGCTTCAAAAGTGATCGCAAGCTT ACCTTGCACAACGACAACCGAGCGACAGCAGTGTTTGATGCGGATACTGACAAGGCCCATGACCACCGAGCAATTCTCGAGAGGAATGCTGAGATTGGAGAAAAGATCGAGAAAGGCGAGCTCGAAGCAGGCATTTACCGCGGGCAGGGCGCCCACCGCGTGTATGTGAAGAGGCGGGAGGGTGCTTTGTCGCACGCAAAAACAACCGGTCTGTATGGCCCGGTGCGCGGCACGAACAACGTCCGCATGACCATGTATGTGGACTACAACCCGGAGATTTGCAAGGACTACAAGGAAACGGGTTACTGTGGATTTGGCAATACGTGCAAGTTCCTGCACGACAGAACTGATTATAAGGGTGGATGGCAAATCGAACGGGAGTGGCAACAGCTccagaagagaaaacaggcAAGTGCACAGCTCTGCAGTGTGTCTTTTCGCAGTCAGCTGCCC GAGAAGCTCCGCCGCATCGCAGAAGGGCTTGCAAGCAGTGACGATGACACGGATAAAAACAGTgagagcagcgacgcgagcgaagatgaagaaggctTACCGTTCGCGTGTTTGAAATGCAGGCAAAAATGGACTGAAGAGATGAACCCTGTGGTCACCCGCTGTGGACACTACTTTTGTGAAACATGCGCATACTCACACTATAGCACGAGCATTAAATGTTACCAGTGTGGAAAGGAAACTCAGGGAATCTTCAATGCTGCCTTCGATTTGCTCAAGAAAGTAAAGAACATTGAAGCGGATAGAGCTCGCAAAGCACAGCGGCgaaagcagcgaagaggcgaccACGCAGAAGCCTCAGACGACGATGCGCAATCCGAGGACGACGGGAAGACCAGCCAGTCTGATACAGAAGGGGCAGATGATGGTCGGTCTGATGGAAGctcggagaaggcggagaatgAGAGTAGTTCTGATGGTGAGGGTGGCCAAGCGGAAGGTGCCGAATCGAGGAACTCAGATGGTAGCGAGGACGAGCAAGGTGGAGACCCCGACGATAACAAGTAG